One part of the Eucalyptus grandis isolate ANBG69807.140 chromosome 10, ASM1654582v1, whole genome shotgun sequence genome encodes these proteins:
- the LOC104420885 gene encoding DNA replication complex GINS protein PSF2, translated as MAVQSEPDYSLFTAQEIEFVAEDELIEIVPNMRMDPLNLICGDFGPFLPQIAAQVPLWLAVALKKRGKCTIRPPEWMSVEKLTHVLEAERDSEREFQSLPFHYVEISRLLFDHARDDIPDGYMVRSLTEDIRDVRFHKVQSSLESFDGRTSAVQIKSLSAMEVNIVRPFVARALQSFQKLDSLLPDTDSMPNNQPQQADKAAKGRRVLRGR; from the exons ATGGCGGTCCAGTCCGAGCCCGACTACTCCCTCTTCACCGCCCAAGAG ATCGAGTTCGTCGCGGAGGATGAGTTGATCGAGATCGTGCCCAACATGCGGATGGATCCGCTCAACCTGATCTGC GGCGATTTCGGTCCGTTTCTCCCGCAAATAGCCGCTCAAGTGCCTCTGTGGCTAGCTGTGGCTCTGAAGAAGCGAGGCAAGTGCACGATTCGGCCTCCTGAATGGATGTCTGTGG AAAAACTGACCCATGTTCTGGAAGCTGAACGAGATTCTGAAAGAGAATTTCAGTCTTTACCATTCCATTATGTGGAAATTTCAAGACTTCTTTTTGACCA TGCACGGGATGACATTCCTGACGGGTATATG GTGAGGTCTCTCACTGAGGATATAAGGGACGTGAGATTTCATAAAGTTCAAAGCAGCCTGGAGTCATTTGATGGTCGAACATCTGCAGTACAA ATAAAATCCTTATCGGCTATGGAGGTGAATATAGTTCGTCCCTTTGTCGCAAGAGCCCTACAGTCGTTCCAGAAGCTTGATAGTCTGCTGCCAGATACAGATTCAATGCCAAATAATCAACCACAACAAGCAGATAAAGCCGCAAAAGGACGA CGTGTGCTGCGGGGAAGGTGA
- the LOC104420886 gene encoding uncharacterized protein LOC104420886: protein MDCTVCVPPMTENLLSRKIGERGGGFSHESEHDLAVMVSEFLENGGSGGAESWCSSDSDSGLSDLAQLAENITFSKRNLDQYESDLQSVVHSLVLSINERDLQFVKSGSCNASCIRFSLVQLLRQSGYDAAVCSSRWQGGSKVPGGDHEYVDVVNHTGSGNSDRLIIDIDFRSHFEIARAVESYDRILKLLPVIYVGSLSRLSQFLKVMAEAGKFSLKQNSMPLPPWRSFKYLQAKWYSPYQRQPDAEKQSGVRRSSSEHEQCSGHLKRLQSALRSEMEADQLLKPKNGDSKSRRLKVDRRRHSLFRKDSLRA, encoded by the exons ATGGATTGCACGGTGTGCGTGCCGCCGATGACGGAGAATCTCCTGTCGAGGAAAATCGGGGAGCGCGGAGGAGGTTTCAGCCACGAGAGCGAGCACGACCTGGCGGTGATGGTGAGCGAGTTCCTGGAGAACGGAGGGAGCGGCGGGGCCGAGTCGTGGTGCAGCAGCGACAGCGACTCGGGGCTAAGCGATCTCGCGCAGCTCGCTGAGAACATCACG TTTTCTAAGCGCAACTTGGATCAGTATGAGAGTGACTTGCAATCAGTGGTCCATTCTCTTGTGCTTTCCATCAACGAGAGAGACCTTCAGTTTGTCAAGTCAGGATCGTGTAATGCCAGCTGCATTAGATTTTCTCTGGTTCAGCTTTTGAGACAATCGGGATATGATGCAGCAGTTTGTTCATCAAGATGGCAGGGTGGCAGCAAGGTCCCTGGAG GGGATCATGAATATGTCGACGTGGTTAATCATACCGGCTCTGGAAACTCTGATCGGTTGATCATAGACATCGACTTTCGGAGCCACTTTGAGATTGCTAGAGCTGTTGAGTCGTACGACAGAATACTGAAGTTACTTCCAGTGATCTATGTGGGCTCCTTGAGCAGGCTCAGTCAGTTCCTCAAAGTAATGGCTGAAGCCGGTAAGTTTTCGCTTAAACAGAACTCGATGCCGCTCCCTCCGTGGAGGTCTTTCAAATATTTACAAGCAAAGTGGTACTCGCCCTACCAGAGACAGCCCGATGCCGAGAAGCAGAGTGGTGTCAGAAGGAGCTCCTCGGAGCACGAGCAGTGCAGCGGGCATCTAAAGAGGCTGCAGTCTGCGCTAAGGTCTGAAATGGAAGCAGACCAGCTGTTGAAGCCCAAGAATGGCGACAGCAAGAGCCGGAGGCTGAAGGTCGACCGGCGGAGGCACTCCCTGTTCAGGAAGGACTCTTTGAGGGCCTGA
- the LOC104423303 gene encoding LOW QUALITY PROTEIN: glucan endo-1,3-beta-glucosidase (The sequence of the model RefSeq protein was modified relative to this genomic sequence to represent the inferred CDS: inserted 1 base in 1 codon): protein MAAHRHLLLLTAALLHLLAAASAIGVNYGTLGDNLPPPXQVANFIKSQTIINRVKIFDTNPDILRAFADTGIAMTVTAGNGDIPALTRLAYARQWVAINIAPFYPRTRIVRVLVGNEIIHSQDKRLVVNLLPAMRTLHNALVLAGFRGIQVTTAHSLGILEMSEPPSRGRFRPGYTRVLVPMLKFLRDTRSPFMVNPYPYFGYSPRKANYALFKPNRGVYDRFTRITYTNMFDGLLDAVYSAMKAVGYGDVQIVAGETGWPSLGGPGEPAPTLANAVSYNGKLLKHVNSRRGTPLMPNRRIETYIFALFNENQKPGPIAERNFGLFWPDFTPVYKIGILRSERHRRGRRGGRGGHRRAPRPGGGKRWCVLKQGVSDQAVQANIDYVCSTGVDCRPIQSGGACFDPNNVRARASYIMNSYYQTKGRQPSNCDFSGSGVLTSVNPSHGACIYI from the exons ATGGCCGcccaccgccacctcctcctcctaaCCGCCgccctcctccacctcctcgccgccgcctcggCCATTGGCGTCAACTACGGCACCCTCGGTGACAACCTCCCGCCCC CCCAGGTGGCCAACTTCATCAAGTCCCAGACGATCATCAACCGGGTCAAGATCTTCGACACCAACCCGGACATCCTGCGTGCCTTCGCTGACACCGGGATCGCCATGACCGTCACTGCTGGGAACGGCGACATCCCGGCCCTCACCCGGCTTGCCTACGCCCGCCAGTGGGTCGCCATCAACATCGCCCCATTCTATCCGCGGACCCGGATCGTCCGCGTCCTCGTCGGAAACGAGATCATCCACAGCCAGGACAAGCGCCTTGTCGTCAATCTCCTTCCGGCCATGAGGACCCTCCACAACGCTCTCGTTCTCGCTGGTTTCAGGGGCATTCAG GTAACGACCGCCCACTCCCTCGGCATCCTTGAGATGTCCGAGCCGCCAAGCAGAGGACGGTTCAGGCCCGGGTACACCCGGGTCCTCGTGCCGATGCTCAAGTTCCTCCGGGATACCAGATCGCCCTTCATGGTCAATCCCTACCCTTACTTCGGCTACTCCCCTCGGAAGGCGAATTACGCCCTCTTCAAGCCTAACCGAGGCGTCTACGACAGGTTCACCCGCATCACCTACACCAACATGTTTGACGGCTTGCTTGACGCTGTCTACTCGGCGATGAAAGCTGTGGGCTACGGCGACGTGCAGATCGTCGCAGGGGAGACTGGGTGGCCCTCCCTTGGCGGCCCCGGCGAGCCCGCCCCGACCCTTGCGAACGCCGTCTCATACAACGGGAAGCTGTTGAAGCACGTTAATTCGCGCCGGGGGACGCCCCTGATGCCAAACCGCCGGATAGAGACTTACATCTTTGCCCTGTTCAACGAGAACCAAAAACCAGGCCCGATCGCTGAGAGGAACTTTGGGTTGTTCTGGCCAGACTTCACGCCGGTCTACAAGATCGGAATCTTGCGCAGTGAAAGG CACCGACGCGGCAGGAGAGGCGGGAGAGGCGGGCACCGTAGGGCACCCCGCCCAGGTGGCGGCAAGCGGTGGTGTGTGCTGAAGCAAGGCGTGAGTGATCAGGCGGTGCAGGCCAACATAGACTACGTGTGCAGCACCGGCGTCGACTGTCGGCCCATCCAGTCCGGTGGGGCGTGCTTTGATCCCAATAACGTCAGGGCCCGCGCTTCTTACATCATGAACTCTTACTACCAGACCAAGGGTCGCCAGCCATCCAACTGCGATTTCTCCGGCTCCGGTGTGTTGACCTCCGTCAACCCAA GTCATGGTGCATGCATCTACATATGA